The genomic region GTTTGAATCTGCCAATGCACTCAGGGTAGAGGGTTGCAGCGAAAGTGGCGAGGGTGGCCAGTTGTCAGTATTTCCAGAAACAAAAAGATCGCAGCCTCCGGCAGCTCCTACATTGGAATGTGATCCCCTGTAGGAGCTGCCGCAGGCTGCGATCTTTTGATCTTTCAGGCTTGAGCGTCAGCCTCGGCGATCTGCGTCCACATCGCAGGGCCGCCCGCCGATTTGGCAATAATTTCCAACCGCACCAGATGCGCCGCCAATTCATCTTCCGTCGCACGAATGATCCGCGCAGGCTGACGATCCGCCGGCAAGCGCCGAATCTCGGTGGCCGAGTTGTCCGCGCCATCGCCCGTGCCATTGCCATCAGACGCATTACCCGCCAGCGACAGACTGGTCTGGCCGCCGGTCATGGTCAGGTAGACGTCGGCGAGAATTTCCGAGTCGAGCAAGGCGCCGTGCAATTCACGGCCAGAGTTGTCGACACCGTAACGTTTGCACAAGGCATCGAGGCTGTTGCGCTGCCCCGGGTGACGCTCCCGGGCCATCATCAGGGTGTCGAGGATCGAGCAGTGCTGGGTGATGTCAGCACGATCCTTCTGGCCCATCAGCGCGAATTCGTTGTTGATGAAACCAACGTCGAACGCCGCGTTGTGGATGATCAGCTGTGCGCCTTTGATGAACTCGAAGAACTCGTCGGCGACTTCGGCAAAGCGCGGCTTGCCGACGAGGAATTCGTTGGTGATGCCGTGGACGCCGATGGCGCCTTCATCACTCTCGCGATCCGGTTGCAGGTAAACGTGAAAATGCCGGCCCGTCAGGCGCCGACCGATCAGTTCGACACAGCCGATTTCAATGATCCGGTGACCATCGGTCACCGGCATGCCGGTGGTTTCGGTATCGAGTACAACGGATCTGGTGGCCATCAGTGTTCAGCTCTCAACGGGTCGATCTTGCAAAAAACGCGGATATTAGCACGCTCGGTGGGGTGTTTCAGGTGGACCGTGGCGCGCCCTTCGCGAGCAGGCTCGCTCCCACATTGGAATGCATTCCAATATGGGCATCAGATCTGGAATGCATTTCCCTGTGGGAGCGAGCCTGCTCGCGAATGGCCGCACCACGGTGCATCAGAGAGAATCAGGTCTGCTTGTAGCCACGAACCTCATCCACGCCACGGTTCGCCAACTGGTCCGCCCGCTCGTTACCGTGATGGCCAATGTGCCCACGCACCCATTTCCAGGTGACCTTGTGGCGGTTGACCTGCTCGTCCAGCTCTTTCCACAGATCAGCGTTTTTCACGGGTTCTTTCGCTGCGGTTTTCCAGCCACGCTTCTTCCAGTTGGCCATCCACTCGTTGATGCCCTTCATCACGTATTGCGAGTCGGTCACCAGCAGCACTTCGCACGGGCGCTTCAAGGCTTCGAGGCCACGGATCGCGCCAAGCAGTTCCATGCGGTTGTTGGTGGTATTGGCTTCGCCGCCCCACAGTTCCTTTTCAACGCCCTTGCACACCAGCAAGGCGCCCCAGCCGCCCGGGCCGGGATTGCCTTTGCAGGCGCCGTCAGTGAACAGTTCTACGGTGTCGACGCTTTCAACGCTTTCGCTCATGCCACTCTATCCAGAAAAATGCCTGTCTTGCCGATCACGGATCGACAATGACCGAGGCCGGGACAAGCCCGGCCACAAATAAAAGAAGGTTTACGGTTCGATGCGCCGGCGGTTGACCTTGGCCATCGGCAGCGGAATCAGCTTGCCCATCGGCTCGCGGCGTTCCTGACGCAACGGCCTGAGCCCCACGACGATCTTGCGCGCGACCAATAAATAGAAGCCACCGCCCGACAGTTGCCAGTCACCGGCCTTGCGTTCCCAGCCGGCCAGACGGGCCTGCCACTTGGGTGACGCGAGCGGCGGACGATAGCACCCGAAGCGGCGTTTCTCCAGCGCAAAGCCGAGCAGATTGAGCCAGTCGGCGACCCGCGACGGCGAGATACAGCGCGCCTTTCGCAGGGCGTCGTGGGCGAAAACATGGCGCAAGCCCCAGGTGCTCCAAGGGTTGATGCCGATGATCAGCAAATGCCCGCCGGGACGCACGCTGCTTGCCGCTTCACGGAGTAAACCGTGGGGTGACAGGCAGAAATCCAGACCGTGCTGCATCACCACCACGTCGGCGGCATGCTCGCTCAGCGGCCAGGCCTGCTCTTCGCAGACGATTTCGACGCCCGGCAACGGCGCACCGAGGCGCACATTGCGCTGCACTTGCGGCGCTGCCGGCGGGGTTTCGGCCGATGGCCCGTAATGCACCAGATAACCGCCAAAGAATCGGCCCAACTCGTCTTCGAGCATGCGCCGCTCTTCATCGAGCAGAAATTGCCCGAGCGGGCCGGACAGCCATTCACGGGCTGCACCGATCAGGGCCAGCCAGTCAGGATCAGCCTGTGCGAACGCTTTATCACTCATCGCATTCTCCAAAGCGCCAGGAACTACTAAGATGCGCCAATGTTTTCCGCTTGGCGAATTCCGACGATGATACAGATCAGTGCCCTGCCCGCGTTCACCGACAACTACATCTGGTTGTTACAGGATCACCGCACCCAGCGCTGCGCGGTGGTCGACCCGGGCGATGCCGCGCCGGTGCAGGCGTGGCTTGACGCGCATCCGAGCTGGGTGTTGAGCGATATCCTGATCACCCACCATCACCATGATCACGTCGGCGGCGTCGAACGCCTGAAAGCGGCGACCGGGGCGAAAGTCTACGGCCCGGCCAGCGAAAGCATTCCGGGGCGCGATGTGGCGCTCCAGGACAACGACACGGTCAGCGTGCTCGGCTGGGACTTCGACGTCTATGCGGTGCCCGGTCACACCTTGGGACACATTGCCTACTATCACCACGGTCTGCTGTTCTGCGGCGACACGCTGTTCGCTGCCGGTTGCGGACGCCTGTTCGAAGGCACGCCGGAGCAAATGCACCACTCGCTCGGGCGACTCGCCGCGTTACCGGAAGATACGCTGGTCTACTGCACTCATGAATACACCTTGAGCAATCTGAAGTTTGCCGCCGCCGTCGAGCCAAGCAATCCGCACATTGCCGCCCGTCTGGAAAAAGTCACCCAGCAACGGCAAAACGGCGTGATGACCCTGCCCTCGACCCTCGCTCTGGAAAAGCTCACAAACCCGTTTTTGCGTACCACTGAAACATTAGTTACACAAAAAGTGGACGAACGGGCAGGCGCTCAAAACCGGGCGCCGAGTGAGGTATTTGCGGCTCTGCGGGCATGGAAAGATACGTTCTAAGTGACCCAGCACTTGATACAAAAATTCTGAATGGTTGACCTAGGGGGGTGCGCTTTCTAGAATCGCCCGACATTTTTGCCCGGAACTTACTTCCAGCCAATGTCGTCATCCATACGTAAGTCCGTCAATTCAGACGCATTGACCCGCTTGGCGCAAGCCATCGCGGTGGCTGTGTCCGCCACGCTGGCGGGCTGTTCCAGCCATGCTCCGCAGACTGAAGCGACCCATACGCCGAACATTGCTGCGCGAGCCAAGCAGAAGCCGATCTGGCTGACCGAAAAGCCCAGCCCACAGGTTCCCCAGGACATCTGGGAACGCATGCGCCAGGGCTTTCAGCTGCAGGAAGGCCTCGGCGTCAACCCGCGCATCGAGCAACAGCGCCTGTGGTTCGCCAGCAATCCCTCTTTCCTCGAGAACGCCGGCGAACGCGGCAGTCTCTATATTCACTACATCGTCGAACGCCTCGAAGAACGCAACATGCCGCTGGAACTGGCCCTGCTGCCAGTCATTGAAAGCGCCTACAACCCGATGGCCTATTCCCGGGCCGATGCGGTGGGTCTGTGGCAATTCATTCCTTCCACCGGGCGTTACTTCAACCTGCGTCAGACCCGCTTCTACGATGGCCGTCGCGATATCACCGCGTCGACCACCGCAGCGATGGATTACCTGACCCGTCTGCACGACATGTTCAACGGCGACTGGCTGCTGGCCCTTGCCGCGTACAACGCCGGTGAAGGCACGGTCAGCCGCGCGATCGAGCGTAACGAAAAACTTGGTTTGCCAACCGACTACTGGAACCTGCCGCTGCCGGCGGAAACCCAGGCGTACGTGCCGAAATTGCTGGCGCTGTCGCAAGTGGTCCTGGCGCCGGAAGCCTACGGCGTGAATCTCAACCCGATCGCCAACGAACCGTACTTCCAGGTCGTCGAAATCAACCAGCGCATGGACCTGTCCAAGGTTGCTGCGGTGGCCAACATCGACGAAGACGAACTGTTCCAGCTCAATCCGGCCTTCAAGCAACGCACCACCATCGACGGCCCTCAGCATCTGCTGGTGCCAACGTCGAAGGCGCAATTGCTCACCGCCAGCTTGCAGACCATGCGACCTGACGAACTGATCAGCCCGCGTTCGCTGAAGCCGGTATTCGAGGGTGCTGACCCATCGGAAGTGGCCAAGCTCAAGCGTGCTTATCGCGTGAAGCGTGGCGACAACCTCGGCTCCATCGCCAAGGCCAACAAGGTCGAAGTCAAGGATCTGCAACGCTGGAACAAGCTGACCGGCAAGAACCTCAAGGTTGGCCAGACGTTGGTGATGCAAGACACCACCAAGCGCGCTCCGGCACGCAAGTCTGGGCGCGTCAATACAGTGATTGCGGCCAACAGCAAGAGCAAAGGCAAGGACGACAGCGCGCAGCAGACTCAGTACAAGGTCAAACGCGGCGATACGCTGTATGTCGTGGCCAAGCGTTTCAACGTTGAGATGCAGCATCTCAAGCGCTGGAATCCGGGTGCGGGTAAAGCACTGAAGCCGGGGCAGATGCTCACGGTTTATCAGCCGCACTGATGAAGAGCCCCTGAGTTTTCAGGGGCTTTTTTTTGGATCAGGTTTTTGTGGTGTGCTTTAGATCCCTCCCCCTCACCCCAGCCCTCTCCCCCAAGGGGGCGAGGGGGGAAAGGGAGCCGATCTCCGTGCTGTTCAAAATCCGAGTTCGACTCGGTATCGCACGTCGGCACAACCCTCCAAAACACCGCGATCAGTCCCCTCTCCCCCCGGGAGAGGGTTAGGGTGAGGGGCTTTTCAAACGTGAGTTCAACTCGGTATCGCACGTCGGCGCAACCCTCCAAAACACCGCGATCAGTCCCCTCTCCCTCCGGGAGAGGGTTAGGGTGAGGGGCTTTTCAAAACGTGAGTTCGACTCGGTATCGCACGTCGGCGCAGCTCTCGCAAACACCACGGTCAGTCCCCTCTCCCCCCGGGAGAGGGTTAGGGTGAGGGGCTCTTCGCGCAAACGATTAACCCTGCATTAACCCGCATCTTTTTCCTGTCCAGACAAGCTGTTACTGTACGGCCCACTAAGCCCAAGCCGCCTGGATCGGATCTGACTTGAAGCGTCCCCTCCTCCTGCTCCTGATCAGCCTGGCCTTGAGCTCAACCGCAAGCGCGACGATTACCGAAAGTCACGGTTATGCGCAGTTCGGCACGCTCAAGTACCCGGCCAGATTTACCCACTTCGACTGGGTCAACCCGCAAGCGCCCAAGGGCGGTACGTTGCGGGTGATGGCGTTCGGCACCTTCGATACGGTCAACCCGTACACCTTCAAGGGCACCAGCCCGGTCACCACAGCGAATTTCCTCCAGTACGGCATCAATGAGCTGAACGAGCCGCTGATGGTCGGCACCGGCCAGTACTCGCCTTCCGGTGACGAGCCCGCTTCGAGTTACGGCTTGATCGCGCAATCGGTGGAGTACAGCGAAGATCGCAGCTGGGTGGTGTTCAATCTGCGCCCGGAAGCGCGTTTTCACGACGGCACTCCGATCACCGCTTATGACGTAGCGTTCTCCTATCGAACACTGCTCAAGGACGGCCACCCGCTGTACCGCACCGCGTTGCAGGAAGTGCTGCGGGTCGACATTCTCAACAAACAGCGCATTCGCTTCGTGCTCAAGCGCTCGGGCAATCCGCTGTTGATCCTGCGCCTCGGTGAGTTACCGGTGCTGCCGCAGCATTACTGGAAAGACCGCGACTTCAAAGCCACCACCTTCGAACCGCCACTGGGCAGCGGCCCGTATCGCATCACTTCGGTGACGCCGGGCCGGCAACTGATCTTTGAACGGGTCAAGGATTACTGGGGCAAGGACTTGCCGGTCAATCGCGGCAAGTACAACTTCGATCGCATGCAAGTCGAGTTCTACCGCGACAGCGACGTGGCCTTCGAAGCGTTCAAGGCTGGCGAGTTCGACATCTACATCGAGCATCAGGCGAAGAACTGGGCCAACGGCTACAACTTCCCGGCGATACGCCGTGGCGATGTGATCAAGGCGCAGATCCCGCATCAGATCCCGACCCAGAGTCAGGGCCTGTTCATGAACACCCGCCGCGCAACCTTCGCCGATGTGAAAACCCGCGAAGCGCTGGGCCTGATGTTCGACTTCGAGTGGACCAACCGCGCGCTGTTCAGCGATGCCTACAAACGCACCACCAGTTACTACCCCAACAGTGAATTCACAACCTCCGGCCTGCCGGTCGGGCATGAATGGCTGATGCTCAAGCCGTACAAGGATCAACTGCCGGCCAAGCTGTTCACCGAGCCGTTCACCCTGCCAAAAACCGACGGTCGCGGCATTCCCCGGGACACCATGCGCAAAGCCTTGGCATTGCTCGCCGAGGCCGGCTGGAAGCTCAACGGTCAGCGCCTGCAAAACGCAAACGGCCAACCGCTGCGGTTCGAGCTGTTGCTGGTCAATCCGAATCTGGAGCGCCTCTACCAACCGTACATCGAGAACCTCAACAGCATCGGCATCGACGCGC from Pseudomonas tensinigenes harbors:
- the dnaQ gene encoding DNA polymerase III subunit epsilon encodes the protein MATRSVVLDTETTGMPVTDGHRIIEIGCVELIGRRLTGRHFHVYLQPDRESDEGAIGVHGITNEFLVGKPRFAEVADEFFEFIKGAQLIIHNAAFDVGFINNEFALMGQKDRADITQHCSILDTLMMARERHPGQRNSLDALCKRYGVDNSGRELHGALLDSEILADVYLTMTGGQTSLSLAGNASDGNGTGDGADNSATEIRRLPADRQPARIIRATEDELAAHLVRLEIIAKSAGGPAMWTQIAEADAQA
- the rnhA gene encoding ribonuclease HI — encoded protein: MSESVESVDTVELFTDGACKGNPGPGGWGALLVCKGVEKELWGGEANTTNNRMELLGAIRGLEALKRPCEVLLVTDSQYVMKGINEWMANWKKRGWKTAAKEPVKNADLWKELDEQVNRHKVTWKWVRGHIGHHGNERADQLANRGVDEVRGYKQT
- a CDS encoding class I SAM-dependent methyltransferase, which produces MSDKAFAQADPDWLALIGAAREWLSGPLGQFLLDEERRMLEDELGRFFGGYLVHYGPSAETPPAAPQVQRNVRLGAPLPGVEIVCEEQAWPLSEHAADVVVMQHGLDFCLSPHGLLREAASSVRPGGHLLIIGINPWSTWGLRHVFAHDALRKARCISPSRVADWLNLLGFALEKRRFGCYRPPLASPKWQARLAGWERKAGDWQLSGGGFYLLVARKIVVGLRPLRQERREPMGKLIPLPMAKVNRRRIEP
- the gloB gene encoding hydroxyacylglutathione hydrolase, with amino-acid sequence MIQISALPAFTDNYIWLLQDHRTQRCAVVDPGDAAPVQAWLDAHPSWVLSDILITHHHHDHVGGVERLKAATGAKVYGPASESIPGRDVALQDNDTVSVLGWDFDVYAVPGHTLGHIAYYHHGLLFCGDTLFAAGCGRLFEGTPEQMHHSLGRLAALPEDTLVYCTHEYTLSNLKFAAAVEPSNPHIAARLEKVTQQRQNGVMTLPSTLALEKLTNPFLRTTETLVTQKVDERAGAQNRAPSEVFAALRAWKDTF
- a CDS encoding transglycosylase SLT domain-containing protein — protein: MSSSIRKSVNSDALTRLAQAIAVAVSATLAGCSSHAPQTEATHTPNIAARAKQKPIWLTEKPSPQVPQDIWERMRQGFQLQEGLGVNPRIEQQRLWFASNPSFLENAGERGSLYIHYIVERLEERNMPLELALLPVIESAYNPMAYSRADAVGLWQFIPSTGRYFNLRQTRFYDGRRDITASTTAAMDYLTRLHDMFNGDWLLALAAYNAGEGTVSRAIERNEKLGLPTDYWNLPLPAETQAYVPKLLALSQVVLAPEAYGVNLNPIANEPYFQVVEINQRMDLSKVAAVANIDEDELFQLNPAFKQRTTIDGPQHLLVPTSKAQLLTASLQTMRPDELISPRSLKPVFEGADPSEVAKLKRAYRVKRGDNLGSIAKANKVEVKDLQRWNKLTGKNLKVGQTLVMQDTTKRAPARKSGRVNTVIAANSKSKGKDDSAQQTQYKVKRGDTLYVVAKRFNVEMQHLKRWNPGAGKALKPGQMLTVYQPH
- a CDS encoding extracellular solute-binding protein, with the translated sequence MKRPLLLLLISLALSSTASATITESHGYAQFGTLKYPARFTHFDWVNPQAPKGGTLRVMAFGTFDTVNPYTFKGTSPVTTANFLQYGINELNEPLMVGTGQYSPSGDEPASSYGLIAQSVEYSEDRSWVVFNLRPEARFHDGTPITAYDVAFSYRTLLKDGHPLYRTALQEVLRVDILNKQRIRFVLKRSGNPLLILRLGELPVLPQHYWKDRDFKATTFEPPLGSGPYRITSVTPGRQLIFERVKDYWGKDLPVNRGKYNFDRMQVEFYRDSDVAFEAFKAGEFDIYIEHQAKNWANGYNFPAIRRGDVIKAQIPHQIPTQSQGLFMNTRRATFADVKTREALGLMFDFEWTNRALFSDAYKRTTSYYPNSEFTTSGLPVGHEWLMLKPYKDQLPAKLFTEPFTLPKTDGRGIPRDTMRKALALLAEAGWKLNGQRLQNANGQPLRFELLLVNPNLERLYQPYIENLNSIGIDARLRTVDRAQYKQRLDQFDFDMISMTLNQTLSPGLEQWQYFHSSQVGVKGSKNYAGIANPVVDHLLEQLLAARTRDEQVAAGKALDRVLLWQHYSIPNWYLNYHRLAYRNRLAFVTTPPYTLGLSAWWLKSSEKDR